The Enterococcus sp. 7F3_DIV0205 genome has a window encoding:
- a CDS encoding carbohydrate-binding domain-containing protein: MVKIKNVAGVLFFGLLAVAGGQKAFAAELLTSNTDLNGYAATVTTKADGTNVLTTRKGEYLLNENASLYSSKIITITLNNTKPVNMGAINAKRTLEFRGNGELNVKTNEEVGINVGDHLKAFKFTKYGKGHITATAAGTGVFVHNEIQMDGGTVEGFGKNYGVYSENDIKPYHDAVLKGTGSEGTGIYAYRDIYAWKGATVVGEGKVSGARSIIAHIQAEGAGSSITGISTDINSQYSALHADKQMLRAYSGAVVREEYRKPTFEITDDVPVFVTDFTSVARNMRDMKNYTWVSEPDNVFLNEQGGLLGDLSKGTPKELKIIGSRQESKLHNKNEVSQIKTNGKHEVIFSETPTKFTLPVTTKHWVLDFDTDEFKLYNETVYDIEIGNIFEVNNYLYDFGKTEWDLLKIDREDFEVVKDGNEYVVNYYYEADIRK; the protein is encoded by the coding sequence ATGGTTAAAATTAAAAATGTTGCTGGAGTCTTGTTTTTTGGTTTATTAGCAGTAGCTGGTGGTCAAAAAGCATTTGCCGCTGAATTATTGACATCTAATACTGATTTGAATGGTTATGCTGCAACTGTAACTACTAAGGCAGATGGTACAAATGTATTGACAACAAGAAAAGGTGAGTATCTTTTAAATGAGAACGCGTCTTTGTATAGCTCAAAGATCATTACGATTACATTGAACAACACAAAACCAGTTAATATGGGTGCGATCAATGCTAAAAGAACGCTTGAATTCCGCGGAAATGGTGAGTTGAATGTTAAAACAAACGAAGAAGTAGGGATTAATGTCGGTGATCATTTAAAAGCATTTAAATTTACGAAATATGGTAAAGGACACATCACTGCAACTGCTGCTGGAACGGGTGTATTCGTTCATAACGAAATCCAAATGGACGGTGGAACTGTAGAAGGATTTGGTAAGAACTATGGTGTTTACAGTGAAAACGATATTAAACCTTATCATGATGCTGTGCTAAAAGGGACAGGTAGTGAGGGAACTGGTATTTACGCTTATCGTGACATTTATGCATGGAAAGGTGCAACTGTTGTAGGCGAAGGAAAAGTTTCTGGTGCTCGTTCGATTATTGCTCATATCCAAGCAGAAGGTGCGGGAAGTTCAATTACTGGTATTTCGACTGATATTAATAGTCAGTACTCAGCTTTACATGCAGATAAACAAATGCTACGAGCATATTCAGGTGCTGTCGTTCGTGAAGAATACAGAAAACCAACATTTGAAATTACTGATGATGTACCAGTATTTGTAACTGACTTTACAAGTGTTGCTCGTAATATGAGAGATATGAAAAACTACACGTGGGTTTCAGAACCTGACAATGTATTTTTAAATGAACAAGGTGGTTTATTAGGTGATTTATCTAAAGGGACGCCTAAAGAACTTAAAATCATTGGTTCACGTCAAGAAAGTAAACTACACAATAAAAATGAAGTAAGTCAGATTAAAACAAATGGTAAACATGAAGTGATTTTCTCTGAAACTCCAACTAAATTTACTTTACCAGTAACAACAAAACACTGGGTATTAGATTTTGATACAGACGAATTTAAACTTTATAATGAAACTGTTTACGATATTGAAATTGGAAATATTTTTGAAGTGAACAACTATCTTTATGATTTTGGTAAAACAGAATGGGATCTTTTGAAAATAGACCGCGAAGATTTTGAAGTTGTGAAAGACGGCAACGAATATGTTGTGAATTACTATTATGAAGCTGATATACGAAAATAA
- a CDS encoding YdeI/OmpD-associated family protein, with amino-acid sequence MEIDNLLSVTTRQELRNWLEGNSTTEKYCWIIVSIKPEPDKIQYLDAVEEALCFGWIDGIKKKISETQTAQRLSPRAKKSPWTELNKERVRRLERLGLMTEQGRKVLPDMTEDSFQIDEIIEKRLKENADIYEIFLNFPELYRRIRIDTIQNYKHQPELFEKRLDKFLENTKAEKMYGAWHDEGRLLE; translated from the coding sequence ATGGAAATAGATAATCTGTTATCCGTAACGACTAGGCAAGAATTACGAAACTGGTTAGAAGGCAACAGCACAACCGAAAAATATTGCTGGATCATCGTCAGTATCAAACCAGAACCCGATAAAATCCAATACCTAGATGCTGTAGAAGAAGCGCTTTGCTTTGGTTGGATCGACGGCATCAAAAAGAAAATATCTGAAACCCAAACTGCTCAACGTCTGTCACCTAGAGCGAAAAAAAGTCCTTGGACGGAATTAAACAAAGAACGCGTCCGTCGTCTAGAACGTCTAGGATTGATGACAGAACAAGGTAGAAAAGTTCTACCAGATATGACGGAAGATTCCTTTCAAATAGATGAAATCATAGAAAAAAGACTCAAAGAAAATGCAGATATCTATGAAATATTCCTGAATTTCCCTGAGCTATATCGCCGTATCCGCATCGACACGATCCAAAATTATAAACATCAGCCAGAATTATTTGAGAAACGTTTGGATAAATTTCTGGAAAATACAAAGGCTGAAAAAATGTATGGTGCTTGGCATGATGAAGGCCGATTGCTCGAATAA
- a CDS encoding MerR family transcriptional regulator, which yields MNSKEAAEMFGLTTDTVRYYERVGVIPPIKRDKNGYRVYTTRDLNWIYLAKSLRNAGVSIESLIEFATLSQLGGNVEQAQKQILQDQLQEITGKLEEMTKTRDLLQYKIDTYDEHIAKFKSGEVTSDNVEELWKVNHKN from the coding sequence TTGAACAGTAAAGAAGCAGCAGAAATGTTTGGCTTAACGACTGATACAGTTCGTTATTATGAACGAGTAGGTGTTATTCCGCCAATCAAACGGGATAAAAACGGCTACCGTGTCTATACAACAAGAGACCTGAATTGGATTTATTTAGCAAAAAGTTTACGTAATGCAGGAGTCTCAATCGAGTCTTTGATCGAATTCGCTACACTTTCTCAACTCGGGGGAAATGTTGAGCAGGCACAAAAACAGATCTTGCAAGACCAACTCCAAGAGATCACTGGAAAATTAGAAGAAATGACTAAAACACGTGATTTACTTCAATACAAAATCGATACCTATGATGAGCATATCGCCAAGTTCAAATCAGGAGAAGTCACATCAGACAATGTTGAAGAGCTTTGGAAGGTAAATCACAAAAATTAA
- a CDS encoding histidine phosphatase family protein yields the protein MTKTLYLMRHGETLFNQQKKIQGWCDSPLTEKGIRQAQIAGDYFKNRNIIFDSAYASTSERASDTLEQVTDMPYKRVKGLKEWNFGRFESESESLNPPLPYGDFFAGYGGEEEGQFRQRVSETVMDIMKEAGETVLAVSHGASCRQFMRNWAHTSEVDQKDRLGNCCILKFEFEHDTFKLLEIINHDYSSLG from the coding sequence ATGACCAAAACATTGTATTTGATGAGACATGGAGAAACGTTATTCAATCAACAGAAAAAAATTCAAGGCTGGTGTGATTCTCCACTGACAGAAAAAGGCATCCGGCAAGCTCAAATTGCAGGAGACTATTTCAAGAATCGCAACATTATTTTTGACAGTGCGTATGCATCAACATCTGAGCGAGCAAGTGATACGTTAGAACAAGTAACGGATATGCCTTATAAAAGAGTAAAAGGCTTGAAAGAATGGAATTTTGGACGATTTGAATCAGAGAGTGAATCACTGAATCCGCCTTTACCGTATGGTGATTTTTTTGCTGGTTATGGTGGAGAAGAAGAAGGGCAATTTAGACAACGAGTATCTGAAACTGTGATGGACATCATGAAGGAAGCGGGAGAAACTGTTTTAGCTGTTTCTCATGGTGCATCTTGTCGACAATTTATGCGAAACTGGGCGCATACTAGTGAAGTGGATCAAAAAGACCGATTAGGAAATTGTTGTATTTTGAAATTTGAATTTGAGCATGATACATTTAAATTATTAGAAATCATCAATCACGATTATTCAAGTTTGGGATAA
- a CDS encoding aldo/keto reductase → MQTVKLNNGIEIPILGFGTYQITDPKEAEQAVIDAIKVGYRHIDTAQSYMNEEAVGRGIAASGIPREELFITTKIWVENVSYEGVKESFERSLDRLGLNYVDLLLLHQPYNDVYGAWRAMEELQEAGKIRAIGVSNFAVDRAVDLAEFNKVVPQINQIEINPFNQQTKNIEALKAEGIQPEAWAPFAEGKNGIFTNEILTTIGDKYHKSVAQVIVRWLIEQEIVVLAKSVKPERMAENMAVFDFELSEEDKAAIATLNEGESQFFSHADPAMIKWMAGRKMNV, encoded by the coding sequence ATGCAAACAGTCAAATTGAACAATGGGATAGAAATCCCTATTTTAGGCTTCGGTACGTATCAAATCACAGACCCTAAAGAAGCTGAGCAAGCAGTGATTGATGCGATCAAAGTAGGTTACCGTCATATTGACACAGCTCAATCTTATATGAATGAAGAAGCAGTCGGTAGAGGAATTGCAGCTTCGGGTATTCCTCGCGAAGAACTGTTTATTACTACTAAAATTTGGGTAGAAAATGTTTCTTATGAAGGAGTCAAGGAATCTTTTGAACGGTCTCTGGACAGATTAGGTCTGAATTATGTTGATTTACTATTATTACATCAACCGTATAATGATGTTTATGGTGCATGGCGGGCGATGGAGGAACTACAAGAAGCTGGGAAAATTCGTGCAATCGGTGTTTCGAACTTTGCAGTAGATCGCGCAGTTGATTTAGCTGAGTTCAATAAAGTGGTGCCGCAAATCAATCAAATTGAGATCAACCCGTTCAATCAGCAAACAAAAAATATCGAAGCCTTAAAAGCAGAAGGAATCCAGCCTGAAGCGTGGGCGCCATTTGCAGAAGGCAAAAATGGGATTTTTACAAATGAAATCCTAACGACCATTGGCGATAAATATCATAAATCTGTAGCGCAAGTTATTGTTCGATGGTTGATTGAGCAAGAGATCGTTGTTCTAGCGAAGTCGGTAAAACCAGAGCGAATGGCTGAAAATATGGCTGTATTTGATTTTGAACTGTCAGAAGAAGACAAAGCAGCAATTGCTACATTGAATGAAGGGGAAAGCCAATTTT